The DNA sequence CGTCTTTTGGGCCGCCGAATAGGTCCGGTTGGTTGGGGGGCGAGTGAGCGCCACGATTGCGAGGATCATCGAGGCGATACCCAACAATGCACGTAGTGTCGCGAACACTAGGGCAGACCGCTGGCGCTGCTGACCGGTGGGAAGCGCCGGCCAAGAGGGCGATGGCATGGTCACATTGCGGATGGTAGCCCTCAACGCGATTTCACGTTTACATCCTGATTGAGACTGCGTTCGCTCGGCAGGCGGACGTCCTGGACGCTGAACGTAATGGCAGGGGAAGCGCGTTATCTGGCCCCTGGGAAAGGTCTACTTGACACTTCAGCGGGATACGGTCTCGGCGTTCAAATCGGACAGGCACATCGCGCGAGTGGGTTGTGTAGGAGCCGACATCGCCGCATCGGCGCACCTTCGAACGGTGTCGACGTCCCATCGAAGGAGGCTAATCGCCACACAGGTCGATCATCACGCGGTCCTTGGTGTTTGCGTCGGTGATCGCCGCCTCGAGCTCCGGGTTGCCTTCGCCTCTGCCCGTGGAGACAGCCACAAGGGTCTGGTAAGTGAGTGCGAGTGCGCGGGCAGCATCGCGATACTCAGCGTCGAGGGCGGGGTCCGCTGCGGCCGTCCCCAGGATCAGGGCGCCGTTCGTTGCCGAGAGACGCGCTAGCGCAGTGTTGTTAGGCGTGTTCGTCTCAATGTGTTCCGCGTGAGCTGCAAGCTTGTAGCTGTCGCAGAGACGCTTCTTGGCGTCGGCTTGCTGCGCGGCCGTGTAACGAGGGGTTGACCCGTCTGCTGAGCGGGTTAGCGAAATGATCGCCACGATCAACGCGGCGACTGACAGCAATGCAGCAAGCGCCGCGAATACCGCAGTGGACCGCCGCGGTGACTGAGCGGGAGGCGGCGTGGGCCAAGGAGGTGGTGTGGTGGTCACATTCCGGATGGTAGCCCTCAACCAGGCGCTAAGCCCCTACATCGTTGCCTCGCAATAGGGGCGAACTCAGGGCGGGACAACCTGTTATCCAGGGGACCGGCCGTGCTTAACCGGTTGACCCCTTACCGCCCCAACGGCTTATAGAACACCAGCCCATTGCCCTTGTTGTCGTAGACCACAGCCCGGCGCTCGTGGGCGTCGTCGTAGGGGCCCTTCACGATTCCGCCGCCGCTGGCCTCGATAGCTTTCGCGGCGCCGTCGACGTCGTCGGTCTTGATCCCGACCACCACCTGCCCGTGAATGGGGTGGTCCACCGCGGTCGCCAACGCCAGCGTCACCGACCCGCCGTCGAGCGCAGCGAAGTGCGCGCCGTCGCGAAACTTCAGCGGCATGCCCAGGGTTTCGCTGTAGAACTTGATCGATTCGTCCAGGTCGTCGGTGGACAAGACGATCATCCGAATGTCGTGGTCGCTCACTGCTACCTCCTGTGGATTCGATCTCGATCCAGGCTAGGACCGGGATACGGTCAGCGGGTGGGTAAACGCCTTGCCGCTTTGGTCATCACGCTCGTCCTTGTCGCCCTGCTGGTCAATGCCATGGTTACCGACCGCATCGCACGAGTTGCTGAGCCGTTCGCGCAGGGGCGGGTGCTCGAGTTGCCGGGACCGGATCTCAACGTCCGTGAGTACGGCTCGGGTGGGGACCGAGCCATTGTGCTGCTGCACGGCTATTCGGCGTCGATCCAGTGGTGGGAGGCGGTGGCGCCGGCACTGGCACAAGGTGCCCGCGTGGTCGCGATCGACCTGGTCGGCCATGGCGGTTCGGAGGCGCCGAGCGACGCGGCAGCCTACAGCGCGATGGGACAGGCCACCGCCGTGCACCAGGCGCTCGACGCCCTGGGCGTGCGGCATGCGGTGTTGGTCGGGCATTCGATGGGTGGGACGGTGGCCACCGCGTTGGCCGAGAGCGCACCGGACCTGGTGGACCGCGTGGTCGTCTCCGACACCCCCGCGGCGCTGGGGATGACCGCCATGCCCGCGCTGAGCAACGCGGTGTGCTGGCCGGTGCTCGGTGCCGCAGTGGACAAGTTGCGCAGCCTCGACGCCGTCGACAAGAGTTCGCTGCAGACCGGATTCGACGCCGACTTTCCGGTTCCCGCGTTGGCCTACCGGTCGTTGAAACAGATGACCCACAACGCATTGTGTGACGCGAAGACCGCGGGCTGGATCAACGAACAGCAAGCGGTGGCCGACCGCTTGGCGGGTCTGGGCAAGCCGGTGCTGGTGGTGTGGGGTGACAGTGATGTGCTGACCCCGACTGCCCAGAACGTCGATCGCTATCGCCAGGCCGGCCTGCAGCCGGTCGTCATCGCCGGATCAGGGCACAGCCCACTGGTGGAGAAGCCAAGCGAATTCATCAGCACCATAAAGTCTTTCGTCAACGGAGAACACAGGACCTAGGTCCACCAGGTCTCGCGTGCCACCCGGTGGAAGTTGCGGCCGAGCACGGCGTTGACGTCGCCGTCGGCCCAGCCGCGTGCCGACAGGTGATGGCGCAGGCCCAGCCAGGTCTCCGGAGGCATCCACTGGATCGGGCCCCAGCGGGTGTAGCTCTCGTCGAACAGCTGCGGGTTAGCGAGTAGCTCGGCATTGAAGTCGACGTGGTCGAAGGAGTGGTCGGTGCTGACGCCGACGTGCTCGATACCAACCAGCTCGACCGCGTACTCCAGATGGTGCGCTACCGCGTCGAGGGTTGGAGTGTTGGGGCCCAAGAAGATTCCCACCGCAGTGATGCCGACGACACCGCCGGTGGCCGCGCACGCTCGGGCCTGATCGTTGGTGATGTTGCGCGGGTGATCCCACAGGGCGCGCATACACGAATGGCTGTAGATGACCGGGGCGGTCGAAACAGCACACATATCCAGGCCGGTGCGGGCGCTGCAGTGTGACCCGTCGGGAACCATGCCCACGGCGTTCATCTCGGCCACGATCGCGCGGCCCCACGCGGTCAGTCCCTCGTCCACGGCGTCCAGGCAGCCGCTGCCTGCACGGTTGGCGTGGTTGTAGGTGGGTAACAGGGTGCGAATCCCATGCTCGGCCAATACGGCCAGGTTGGTCAGGTCGTCGTCGAGCGGGTTGGAATCCTCCAGGTCGAACACCACCGCGATGCCCCCGGCGCCGGTGATCGCGTCGACGTCGCGGACGGTGGCCGCCACCGTGAGATCTGGATGGACGTCGATGGCACGGCGGAAGTGCCGCAGGAGGGCCAAGGTGTCGGCCAAGCGCTGCGGAGCGTAGCCCGCATTCACCGACAGCAGTGCGCCGCCAGAGTGCTGGTAGCGGGTCAGCGGGGCCACCTCGGCGCTGTCCTGCAATGGCAGGCAGGTGTGCTGGTCCCACAGCAGCGTGCTCATAGTCGCTGATCTTGCTCTGCACACCGCCCGAATGCGACGCATTAACCTAGCCCCATGGCAATCGACTCGCGGCCCGCGCTGAAATCGGACATCCCCTCGCTGGCGCAGGCGTTGGGGCGCGCGTTCTACGACGACCCAGTATCGATGTGGCTGCTTCCCGACGACCAGGCCCGCACCGAGCAGTTGACGACGTTCTTCGGCACCTCCACGCGGGTTCATCACCTGGCGGGCGGTGGCGTCGAGGTGGCCGACGATGGCGCAGTCGTCGGGGCGGCTGCGCTGTGGGACCCGCCCAACCGCTGGAAGCAGTCGATCTGGTCGCAGCTGCGCATGGTGCCGTCGTTGTTCCGGTCCTTCGGCTTCCGGCTTTCGCAAGGTCGCGCGCTGACAGATCTATTGGATGCCAGCCACCCCGAAGAGCCGCACTGGTATCTGGCGGTGATCGGCAGTGACCCGGCGGTGCGGGGACGCGGCTTCGGGCAGGCCGTCATGCAGCCGCGGCTGGATCGCTGCGATGCCGAACTCTGCCCGGCCTACCTGGAGTCCAGCAAGCACGAAAACGTGCCGTACTACGAGCGTTTCGGATTTCGGGTGATCGGCGAGATCAACGTCCCCAACGGTGGGCCGACACTGTGGAAGATGTGGCGGGAGCCGCAGACTCGCTAGGGGCGCAGGAGTGCAAGGTGCTAGGTGGCAAACAAGCGGAAGCGGCCACCACGGAGGGCATCTGCCACCCGGCGGGCGCTGTGCTCCTCCGCTTCGCTCGAGGTGTCGAGTACGTGGTTGTCGAACTCACCGAGATCGGCGAACTGATCCCACATCGACAGGATCGGCGCCTCGTCGGTGAGGGCGCTCGGCGCTGTTCGGGCCCGGGCCCGCTGCAGCGTGATGGCGCGCTGCGGCCGGAGGACCACGTAGTCGAGCGGCAGGTCCGGGTGCTGTGTTGCGCGGATTCGGAAGTGATCAAGCATCCACGGCCCAATGATCCCGTCGATCACGGTGATGAAGCCGCCGAGCGCATAGGCATAGGCGGCACCCGCGATCACGTCCATGACAGTCTGGTTCTGCGTCTCAGAAGCGGGATCGTACGGGGGTATCGCGCCCGAAACGATGTAGTGCCAGAAGTCGTCCGTGTGCAGATGAACGCCCTTGCCATAGCCGGAGGCAATCTTCGAGGCGAGCGTTGACTTTCCCGACCCGGGTGGGCCGGTCAGGATGATCACGCGTCCGGTCACGGACGCCAAGCTACCCGCGAAGTCGAGCAGCGACGGACAAACGAGGGTCAGTCGCTGACCGAGCCGCCGAGTCGTTCGGCGGCGGCGATGTAGTCCTCAACGAACTCGAACACGACGTCCCGCGCGGGCTTCACCTTGTTCATCAGCCCGACACCCTGGCCGACGAAATAGGTGGACAGGGCTTGGGCCCCAGCGTGTCCGGTGGCAGCCAGCTTGTCGATGCGACGCAGTGTGGGTTCGGCGATCATCGACTGCAGCGGTAGCGGCAGGGTCGGGTGACCCTTGTCGTTGGGCCGCCACGCATCAGTCCAATCGGAGATCAGTTGACGAGCGGGCTTACCGGTGCGTCCGGTGGAGCGGATGGTGTCGCGCGAGGTGGCCGCGAGCATCTTCTGCACGGTGTGCGGAGCCGTTTCGGCCTCCTCGGTGGTGAGCCACACCGAGCCCGTCCACGCCCCGGCGGCGCCCAACGCCACGCAGGCCGCCATCTGTCGACCGGTGACGATCCCGCCGGCGGCAAGCACGGGCACGGCGTTGTCGATGGCTTCGATGACTTCGGGAACAACGACCAGCGTGGAGACTTCGCCGCAGTGCCCGCCTGCCTCAGTGCCCTGAGCGACAATCAGATCCACACCTTGTGCCACCTGCTTGAGAGCATGCTCCTTGGCGCCGACTAGGGCCGCGACCGGGATGTCGTTGTCCTTGCCGGACTTGATCATGTAATCCGGCGGTACGCCCAGCGCGTTGGCCATCATGCGGATGGGATGGGCGACGGCGACTTCGAGCAGTTGTTCGCCGTTGCTACCGGCGAGCATGGCGGATCCCAACCGGGGCTTCTCGTCGGGCTCAATGTCATGCTGCGCCAGCAGGTCTGCGATGAAGGCCTTGTACTCATCGGGGATCCGGTCGGACAGTTGCCGTCCGGAGAGGTTCTCGCCCTTGCCTTCGA is a window from the Mycobacterium sp. SVM_VP21 genome containing:
- a CDS encoding VOC family protein, giving the protein MSDHDIRMIVLSTDDLDESIKFYSETLGMPLKFRDGAHFAALDGGSVTLALATAVDHPIHGQVVVGIKTDDVDGAAKAIEASGGGIVKGPYDDAHERRAVVYDNKGNGLVFYKPLGR
- a CDS encoding alpha/beta hydrolase, coding for MGKRLAALVITLVLVALLVNAMVTDRIARVAEPFAQGRVLELPGPDLNVREYGSGGDRAIVLLHGYSASIQWWEAVAPALAQGARVVAIDLVGHGGSEAPSDAAAYSAMGQATAVHQALDALGVRHAVLVGHSMGGTVATALAESAPDLVDRVVVSDTPAALGMTAMPALSNAVCWPVLGAAVDKLRSLDAVDKSSLQTGFDADFPVPALAYRSLKQMTHNALCDAKTAGWINEQQAVADRLAGLGKPVLVVWGDSDVLTPTAQNVDRYRQAGLQPVVIAGSGHSPLVEKPSEFISTIKSFVNGEHRT
- a CDS encoding dipeptidase encodes the protein MSTLLWDQHTCLPLQDSAEVAPLTRYQHSGGALLSVNAGYAPQRLADTLALLRHFRRAIDVHPDLTVAATVRDVDAITGAGGIAVVFDLEDSNPLDDDLTNLAVLAEHGIRTLLPTYNHANRAGSGCLDAVDEGLTAWGRAIVAEMNAVGMVPDGSHCSARTGLDMCAVSTAPVIYSHSCMRALWDHPRNITNDQARACAATGGVVGITAVGIFLGPNTPTLDAVAHHLEYAVELVGIEHVGVSTDHSFDHVDFNAELLANPQLFDESYTRWGPIQWMPPETWLGLRHHLSARGWADGDVNAVLGRNFHRVARETWWT
- a CDS encoding GNAT family N-acetyltransferase — encoded protein: MAIDSRPALKSDIPSLAQALGRAFYDDPVSMWLLPDDQARTEQLTTFFGTSTRVHHLAGGGVEVADDGAVVGAAALWDPPNRWKQSIWSQLRMVPSLFRSFGFRLSQGRALTDLLDASHPEEPHWYLAVIGSDPAVRGRGFGQAVMQPRLDRCDAELCPAYLESSKHENVPYYERFGFRVIGEINVPNGGPTLWKMWREPQTR
- a CDS encoding AAA family ATPase is translated as MTGRVIILTGPPGSGKSTLASKIASGYGKGVHLHTDDFWHYIVSGAIPPYDPASETQNQTVMDVIAGAAYAYALGGFITVIDGIIGPWMLDHFRIRATQHPDLPLDYVVLRPQRAITLQRARARTAPSALTDEAPILSMWDQFADLGEFDNHVLDTSSEAEEHSARRVADALRGGRFRLFAT
- a CDS encoding nitronate monooxygenase, with the translated sequence MKTPICEQYGIDFPLFAFSHCRDVVAAVTNAGGFGVLGGAAYTPEQLDQELTWIDEQVKGKPYGIDIIVPAKFEGKGENLSGRQLSDRIPDEYKAFIADLLAQHDIEPDEKPRLGSAMLAGSNGEQLLEVAVAHPIRMMANALGVPPDYMIKSGKDNDIPVAALVGAKEHALKQVAQGVDLIVAQGTEAGGHCGEVSTLVVVPEVIEAIDNAVPVLAAGGIVTGRQMAACVALGAAGAWTGSVWLTTEEAETAPHTVQKMLAATSRDTIRSTGRTGKPARQLISDWTDAWRPNDKGHPTLPLPLQSMIAEPTLRRIDKLAATGHAGAQALSTYFVGQGVGLMNKVKPARDVVFEFVEDYIAAAERLGGSVSD